In Streptomyces sp. NBC_00341, the DNA window GGTCACCCTGTGGGGCCGGATCGTCGCTGTCGTGGTGATGGGCGTGGGCATCACCACCTACGGGATGGTCACAGCGGCTCTCGCCACCTGGTTCGTGGGGCACGAGCAGAGGCGTCGCCACCGGCTCGCCGCGGCGGCGGAACAGGGCGCGCGTCACGTCCGGGAGGAGACCGCCCAGCTGCTGCACGAACGCTTCGACCGGATCGAGCGGCTGCTCGCCGACGCGGGCCGCGGACCGCGGGAGTAGGCCGGGCCCGGTCACGGAAAGCGATCACCGGCCCCGCGGGGTGTGAACGGCACACCGCAGGGCATAGGTCGGGTGACCGGTAGGAGGTGGTGGCAATGGGCCGCATCAGGGTTGTCAGACGTCCCCAGCTTCCGTCGCGGCCGCCGCCGCTCGATCTGCGCACGCCGTCCGGGCGTCCGCTGCCGTACTGAACCGTCAGCGTCCACCTCTCGTCCCTTCACCACTTGTTCGTCCGTCTGTCCGCCCCGGGGCCGCACACCGTGCGGCCCCGGGGCGCGTCGCGGCGGCCGTACCGGACGAACCGGAATCCCGCACACCTCGCACGCATGATCACCCTGCCGCCCAGCGGTGCGAACCGGCAGGATGTCGGTGTACAGGGCTGCCCTGCCGGGCGGCTCCGGCCGCCCCAGGAAAGGGTTCCCGATGCGGGAAGCGCGCGCAGACCAGTCCCCGCCCGACGAACAGTCCCCCGGCGGCCCGGAGGAGGCGCAGGTGATCGTGGTGGGGGCGGGGCCGGCCGGCTCGTCCGCCGCCTTCCACCTCGCCCGCGCGGGCGTGGACGTGCTGCTCCTGGAGAAGTCCGGCTTCCCCCGGGAGAAGGTGTGCGGGGACGGCCTCACGCCGCGCGCGGTGCACCAGCTCATCCGGATGGGCGTCGACATCGACGCGCCGGGCTGGACGCGGTCGCGCGGGATGCGCTGGGTGACCGGGGACCGGCAGGTGCGGATCGACTGGCCCGCGCTGGGCGGCTACCCGGATTTCGGCCTCACCCGCAGCCGCCACGACTTCGACGACATCCTGGCCCGCCACGCCGTCGCCGCCGGGGCCCGGCTGCGTACCGGGGTGAAGGTGACGGAACCGGTGACCGACCGGGCCGGGCGGATCACCGGCGTGAGCGCGGTGTCCGGTAAGGCGGACCCGGTGGTGCACCGGGCGCCGGTCGTCATCGCCGCTGACGGAGCCTCCGCCCGGCTGGCCCTCGCGATGGGACTGCAACGGGACACCAGGCGCCAGATCGCCACGGCGGCCCGCCGCTACTACCGCAGCCCCGAACGCTCCCGGGAGGAGTATCTGGAGCTCTGGGCCGACCTCCGCTTTCCCAGGAGCGACCGCTTCCTGCCGGGGTACGGCTGGATCTTCCCGATGGGTGACGGGCGCGTCAACGTGGGACTCGGCGCGATCCCCCACCGCCGCCACGGCAAGCCCGATCTGCGGGCGACCCTGGACCAGTGGCTGGCCCGTACACCGCCCGAGTGGGGGCTCCGCGAGGAGAACGCCGAGGGGCCGGTGCGCAGCGCGGCGCTGCCGCTGGGCCTCAACCGCCATCCGCTGTACACCCGGGGCCTCCTCCTGGTCGGCGACTCCGGGGGCATGATCAGCCCGTGGAACGGTGAGGGCATCGGCCAGGCCCTGGAGGCCGGGGAGGTCGCCGCCGAGAGCGCCGCACTGGCCCTGGCGATGCCCGCGGGTCCCCGCCGGGAGCGGGCGCTGCACCACTACCCTGCGGAGATGAACCGGCGTTGGGGGCGCTACTACCGGCTGGGCAACACGGCCGCCGATCTCGTCTTCAGCCGGTCGGGGTTCCAGCCCGTCCTGAACCGGTACGTGATGGGCTCGCCGTTCCTGCTCAACACGCTGGCCAGGCTGCTCAGCAATCTGACGGACAACCCCTCGCGCGATGTGATCGACCATGTCCTCAACACCGCCGTACGTCTCGTTCCCGCCCCGAAGACGCGCCGGCGCTGAGGGCGCGTCAGGGGGACCAGACGTACGGGGTCGTCGTGGTGACCGCGTGCAGGCCCAGCCGGGTGAGGATCGGTGCGCTGTCGGCGGAGGCGTCCACGTAGAGGTAGGGGACCTCGCGGGCGGCGGCGAGTTGCGCGCGTCGGGCGACCAGCGCGCGGTAGATACCGCGCCCGCGCCACTCCTTGAGCGTGGAACCGCCCCAGAGGCCACCGAAGTCGGCTCCGTCCTTGAACACCAGCCAGGCGGCGCAGACGATTTCGGTACCCGCCTCTGCGGCGAGGACGACGGTGTTCTCCGGGGCGTTCTCGATGCGGGCGGCCAGGTCGTCCGCGAGCCAGCTCCAGTCCTCGCCCCAGACTGCGCTCTCCATGGCGGCGATCCGTTCGAGGTCGGCCTTGGCTGTGACGCGCCGGAGGACGACGCCGTCGGGCAGCACGGGATCGGCGGCGAGGGCGGCGGACTGCCCGATGAGCACGGTCTCGCTCTCCTCGGCGGTGAAGCCGGCCGCCGCGAGACGGTCGGTCAGGTCGGCGGGGAGATCGTGGGCGCGGGTCTTCCACTCGACCGCCTCACCGCGGGCGGCGTAGAAGTCACGCTGCCGCGCTATGAGTTCGTCGAGGGCCGCCCCGTCCACACCGAGGTCGCGCGGGCCCGTGACGAAGCCGCGGTGCCAGCCGACGACGCGGGTCAAGGGGCCGTCCGTCTCGATCCGGGCCGAGCCGCCGGGCGGGGTGACCCCACGCAACTGGGCGTCGTACGCGGTGCGGAGTTCATCGATCAGAGCGCCGGTCGGGCCGGCTGGAGGATTGTTCACCGGCCCCATCCTGCCTGGTGAAAGACTTCGGGACTACGCGTTTCGGCATTCGGTCGGTACGTGCGCAAGCCGCGTCGGCAGCGGGGCGGGTACCCCGGATACGCGCCTGAGCCGCGCTCACGGGGTCCGGGCCGTCCTGTCCGCGCCGCCGTCCGCGCTGTTCGTGTCGTCCGTCTCCTCCCAGCGGCCGGCGAGCAGCAGGGCGATGTCGTCAGGCCGGTCCGGGGCCTGTCTGGCCCGTGCGATCACGTGGTCCGCCGTGTCGGTCAGCGGGGCCGGACCGAAATCGGCGAGGATGCGGCGCAGCCGTTCGATGCCGACGTCGATGTCCGTTCCGGACTGCTCGACCATCCCGTCGGTGTACAGGGCGAGCATCGCGCCCGTGGCCAGGTGCAGTTCGCTGACGGGGTAGGCGGCGTCGGGCGCGACACCGAGCACGATTCCGCCCGACAGGTCCAGCACCTCGGCCGTGCCGTCCGGGTGGCGCAGCACGGGCTGCGGATGCCCGGCGCGCACGGCCTGCGCGATCCCGGTGGCCGGGTCCAGGACGATGTAGCAGCAGCTGGCGAACTGGCCGGGATCGAGGTCGATGAGGAGCCGGTTGGTGCCGCTCATCACCTCCTGCGGATCGTGTCCGCTGAGCGCGAAGGCCCTTACCGCGCTGCGTAGTTGGCCCATGGTGGCGGCCGCAGCGACGCCGTGTCCCTGGACGTCCCCGATGACCAGGGCCACCCGCTCGCCCGTCTCGATGACGTCGTACCAGTCGCCGCCGACGTCCAT includes these proteins:
- a CDS encoding potassium channel family protein → MVPVFLTKAVELLLGREGRSLHLKAVGWATVLLALTLLAGSWAVLAAEQHAGHAATITSYPRALWWSAETATTVGYGDFYPVTLWGRIVAVVVMGVGITTYGMVTAALATWFVGHEQRRRHRLAAAAEQGARHVREETAQLLHERFDRIERLLADAGRGPRE
- a CDS encoding geranylgeranyl reductase family protein, yielding MREARADQSPPDEQSPGGPEEAQVIVVGAGPAGSSAAFHLARAGVDVLLLEKSGFPREKVCGDGLTPRAVHQLIRMGVDIDAPGWTRSRGMRWVTGDRQVRIDWPALGGYPDFGLTRSRHDFDDILARHAVAAGARLRTGVKVTEPVTDRAGRITGVSAVSGKADPVVHRAPVVIAADGASARLALAMGLQRDTRRQIATAARRYYRSPERSREEYLELWADLRFPRSDRFLPGYGWIFPMGDGRVNVGLGAIPHRRHGKPDLRATLDQWLARTPPEWGLREENAEGPVRSAALPLGLNRHPLYTRGLLLVGDSGGMISPWNGEGIGQALEAGEVAAESAALALAMPAGPRRERALHHYPAEMNRRWGRYYRLGNTAADLVFSRSGFQPVLNRYVMGSPFLLNTLARLLSNLTDNPSRDVIDHVLNTAVRLVPAPKTRRR
- a CDS encoding GNAT family N-acetyltransferase gives rise to the protein MNNPPAGPTGALIDELRTAYDAQLRGVTPPGGSARIETDGPLTRVVGWHRGFVTGPRDLGVDGAALDELIARQRDFYAARGEAVEWKTRAHDLPADLTDRLAAAGFTAEESETVLIGQSAALAADPVLPDGVVLRRVTAKADLERIAAMESAVWGEDWSWLADDLAARIENAPENTVVLAAEAGTEIVCAAWLVFKDGADFGGLWGGSTLKEWRGRGIYRALVARRAQLAAAREVPYLYVDASADSAPILTRLGLHAVTTTTPYVWSP